One window from the genome of Pararhizobium gei encodes:
- a CDS encoding asparaginase, with protein MSNPVLVEVTRGKIVESRHRGLVVAVDGDGKTVFSLGDTDAAVFPRSACKAMQALPLMETGAADAYGFGNRELALACSSHNGEPEHVALAAAMLSAAGQDVSVLECGEHWSFSQETLIAQARTLQHPAQLHNNCSGKHAGFICACCHGGQETSGYVDYDHPLQREIRGVMEALTGAALGEDNCGIDGCSIPTYAVPLKGLAHGFAKMATGTGLESMRAKASRRLIEACMAEPFYVAGTKRACTRLMQAAPGRIFAKTGAEGVFCAAIPEKGIAIALKCEDGTTRAAEAMIAATLARFFTNEPDLHANLMAQANHTMKNWNGLAVGDVRVTGAFAA; from the coding sequence ATGTCGAACCCGGTACTTGTCGAAGTCACACGCGGCAAAATCGTCGAAAGCCGCCATCGCGGCCTCGTCGTCGCGGTCGACGGCGATGGAAAGACGGTGTTTTCGCTCGGCGATACCGACGCCGCCGTCTTCCCCCGTTCGGCCTGCAAGGCCATGCAGGCGTTGCCCTTGATGGAAACCGGTGCTGCGGATGCTTACGGCTTTGGCAATCGGGAACTGGCGCTCGCCTGTTCCTCTCACAATGGCGAGCCCGAACATGTAGCGCTGGCCGCCGCCATGCTCTCGGCTGCCGGGCAGGATGTCTCCGTCCTCGAGTGCGGCGAGCATTGGTCCTTCAGTCAGGAGACGCTGATCGCCCAGGCACGTACGCTTCAGCATCCGGCACAGCTTCACAACAATTGCTCCGGCAAACATGCGGGTTTCATCTGCGCCTGCTGCCATGGCGGGCAGGAGACATCAGGCTATGTCGACTACGACCATCCCTTGCAGCGCGAAATCCGCGGCGTCATGGAAGCCCTGACGGGCGCTGCCCTGGGAGAGGACAATTGCGGCATCGACGGTTGCTCGATCCCGACCTATGCCGTGCCCTTGAAAGGTTTGGCGCACGGTTTTGCAAAAATGGCAACCGGAACCGGTCTGGAGTCTATGCGCGCCAAGGCTTCGCGGCGGCTGATCGAGGCCTGCATGGCTGAACCCTTCTATGTCGCCGGAACGAAGCGCGCCTGCACGCGGCTGATGCAGGCGGCACCCGGCCGCATCTTCGCCAAGACCGGTGCCGAAGGCGTGTTCTGCGCTGCCATTCCGGAAAAAGGCATCGCGATTGCGCTGAAATGCGAGGACGGCACCACCCGTGCCGCCGAGGCCATGATCGCGGCGACGCTTGCACGCTTTTTCACGAATGAGCCGGACCTGCACGCAAACCTCATGGCGCAGGCCAATCATACGATGAAAAACTGGAATGGCCTGGCGGTTGGCGATGTCCGTGTGACCGGAGCCTTCGCCGCCTGA